A genomic window from Synechococcus sp. CBW1107 includes:
- a CDS encoding divergent PAP2 family protein, giving the protein MIGSPLSDGPLIQLLDNGVLAWALIACGLAQLGKLLVELVEHGRWRPAVLFETGGMPSSHSALITGACAGIGWELGFADPLFAFACTIAFIVMYDASGVRRAAGLQAARLNALPASLWNPGPPDRLKESLGHTRSEVLAGSLIGPAIALTGLALAGSPLQIAQGWGWLPLA; this is encoded by the coding sequence ATGATCGGTTCTCCCCTCTCGGATGGTCCCCTGATTCAGTTGCTCGACAACGGTGTGCTGGCCTGGGCTCTGATCGCCTGCGGTCTGGCCCAGCTCGGCAAGTTGCTGGTGGAGCTGGTGGAGCATGGCCGCTGGCGGCCTGCGGTGTTGTTCGAAACCGGGGGCATGCCCTCCAGCCACTCGGCTCTGATCACCGGGGCCTGCGCCGGCATCGGCTGGGAACTGGGATTTGCCGATCCCCTCTTCGCTTTCGCCTGCACCATCGCCTTCATCGTCATGTACGACGCCAGCGGGGTGCGCCGGGCCGCGGGCCTCCAGGCTGCCCGCCTCAACGCTCTGCCCGCCTCCCTCTGGAACCCCGGGCCGCCTGACCGGCTCAAGGAGAGCCTCGGCCACACCCGCTCGGAGGTGCTGGCCGGCAGTCTGATCGGCCCGGCGATCGCCCTGACGGGGCTGGCCCTGGCTGGATCGCCGCTGCAGATTGCCCAGGGGTGGGGTTGGCTGCCTCTGGCCTGA
- the crtE gene encoding geranylgeranyl diphosphate synthase CrtE, whose product MAVAVSTDFDFAAYLESARLQVEQALEASLGPERPESLREAMRYSLLAGGKRLRPILCLAACELAGGEVALALPTAVALEMIHTMSLIHDDLPAMDNDDLRRGRPTNHKVFGDAQAILAGDALLTRAFEMVALRSPGVPAERLLQVVGELSLAAGAPGLVGGQVVDLESEGKDVDLATLEYIHLHKTGALLQACVLTGAMIAGASEPLLQGLRTYSRGIGLAFQIIDDILDVTASSEVLGKTAGKDLAADKTTYPKLLGLEESRQRADALVAEAKAALQPWEASARPLLALADYITSRDR is encoded by the coding sequence ATGGCCGTGGCGGTGAGCACGGACTTTGATTTCGCCGCCTACCTGGAGTCGGCCCGGCTTCAGGTGGAGCAGGCCCTCGAGGCCTCACTCGGTCCCGAGCGGCCCGAGTCCCTGCGCGAGGCGATGCGCTATTCGCTGCTGGCGGGTGGAAAGCGCCTGCGCCCGATCCTCTGCCTGGCGGCCTGTGAACTGGCCGGCGGAGAGGTGGCTCTGGCCCTGCCCACGGCGGTGGCGCTGGAGATGATCCACACCATGTCGTTGATCCACGACGATCTCCCCGCCATGGACAATGACGACCTGCGCCGCGGACGTCCCACCAACCACAAGGTGTTCGGCGATGCCCAGGCGATTCTGGCCGGGGATGCCCTGCTCACCAGAGCCTTCGAGATGGTGGCCCTGCGCAGCCCCGGCGTGCCGGCGGAACGCCTGCTCCAGGTGGTCGGGGAGCTGTCCCTTGCTGCCGGAGCTCCCGGGCTGGTGGGTGGCCAGGTGGTCGATCTGGAGTCGGAAGGCAAGGACGTGGACCTCGCCACCCTGGAGTACATCCATCTGCACAAGACCGGTGCTCTGCTGCAGGCCTGCGTGCTCACCGGGGCCATGATCGCCGGAGCCAGCGAGCCCCTGCTCCAGGGCCTGCGCACCTATTCCAGGGGCATCGGCCTGGCCTTTCAGATCATCGACGACATCCTGGATGTGACGGCCAGCAGTGAGGTGCTGGGCAAGACCGCAGGCAAGGATCTCGCTGCCGACAAGACCACCTATCCCAAGCTGCTGGGTCTGGAGGAATCGAGGCAACGGGCTGATGCCCTGGTGGCCGAGGCCAAGGCCGCCCTCCAGCCCTGGGAGGCCAGCGCCCGTCCTCTCCTGGCGCTGGCCGACTACATCACGAGCCGGGATCGATGA
- the folD gene encoding bifunctional methylenetetrahydrofolate dehydrogenase/methenyltetrahydrofolate cyclohydrolase FolD gives MALRLDGRQLAAELETRLRAVISERLERAGRPPGLAVLRVGDDPASGVYVANKARACDRVGIHSLVEHRGADSTPEELLALITALNRDPAVDGILLQLPLPAGLDEAQLLAAVDPAKDADGLHTLNLGRLLKGEPGPRSCTPAGVMALLARHGIDPAGRRAVVVGRSILVGQPMALMLQAADATVSVAHSRTRELAALTRQAEILVVAAGRPRLVGAEHVSPGAVVVDVGIHRLNGSLCGDVRFEEVEPLASAITPVPGGVGPMTVTMLLVNTVVSWWKRTQEGDPGPGRVDHPLADLLA, from the coding sequence ATGGCCCTTCGCCTCGACGGCCGCCAGCTCGCGGCGGAGCTGGAGACCCGCCTGCGCGCCGTCATCAGCGAGCGGTTGGAGCGGGCCGGCCGCCCTCCGGGTCTGGCGGTGCTTCGGGTGGGGGATGATCCCGCCAGTGGGGTTTACGTGGCCAACAAGGCCAGGGCCTGCGACCGGGTGGGCATCCACAGCCTGGTGGAGCACCGGGGCGCCGACTCCACTCCGGAGGAGCTGCTGGCTCTGATCACGGCACTCAACCGGGACCCGGCGGTGGATGGCATCCTCCTGCAACTGCCCCTGCCGGCCGGGCTGGATGAAGCTCAGCTGCTGGCGGCGGTTGATCCGGCCAAGGACGCCGATGGGCTGCATACCCTCAACCTCGGTCGGCTGCTCAAGGGCGAGCCGGGGCCGCGCAGCTGCACACCGGCCGGAGTGATGGCTCTGCTGGCCCGCCATGGGATCGATCCCGCCGGCCGCCGGGCCGTGGTGGTCGGCCGCAGCATCCTTGTGGGCCAGCCGATGGCTCTGATGCTGCAGGCCGCCGATGCCACGGTGAGCGTGGCCCACTCCCGCACCCGTGAGCTGGCGGCCCTCACCCGGCAGGCGGAGATCCTGGTGGTGGCTGCCGGTCGGCCGCGCCTGGTGGGCGCCGAGCATGTGAGCCCTGGAGCGGTGGTGGTGGATGTGGGCATTCACCGCCTGAACGGGAGCCTCTGCGGTGATGTGCGGTTCGAGGAGGTGGAGCCGCTGGCCAGCGCCATCACGCCGGTGCCTGGTGGTGTCGGGCCGATGACAGTCACGATGCTGCTGGTGAACACCGTGGTGAGCTGGTGGAAGCGGACGCAGGAGGGGGATCCAGGCCCGGGTCGTGTGGACCATCCCCTGGCGGATCTGCTGGCCTGA
- a CDS encoding HDIG domain-containing metalloprotein, translating into MVLRRGRLKNIWRRLLRQESPCQALCSWRRLDWAAILLACALVAMISSWPWLVEPSLRPGIAAPISVTAPEDATVINSEALEQRRSQLGTRTHVQVVDLEANQMLQERLERQLQELDQVSRSSQTRVGPLNLSPQERAWLVGRDPKDLNNWKLALRKAQQRMLSQGIVGNLAKRQLELAARLQLSPMEEPGLSLGSRLLATNLQGRTNLRTDPLMSQQLIEELLNQQGIPRIVVKKGDLIARQGEPISPQAYDVLDYFGLVNRRPLLWTWLGYFSEALVGCVVMVLILRRWRCSLEPRHALLALAMLAVVQGFKLWLGNAASPLALLVPPTLLLAQALGTPAGLGWLAVASLLWPQPLDDFSGVRLLVAALVAVAAAVLAGRQRSRAQLVQLAILLPVGALALQWLVLQSVALWHGRTRVPPSGTELAAEALLMGGLLMGGLLLGPLVESFFGLLTRARLLEMADLERPLLRRLSTEAPGTFEHTLMICGLAEEGARAIGADVDLIRTGSLYHDVGKLHAPQWFIENQSEGPNPHDELNDPFGSARVLQAHVDEGLKLARKYRLPRPLEDFIPEHQGTLRMGYFFHQARERDPSTPEAAFRYRGPTPQSRETAILMLADGCEAALRSLPPGTSEQEAAAMVRRLIDARRLDGQLRDSGISLGELELVIRAFVKVWRRMRHRRIPYPIPPRKAYSA; encoded by the coding sequence ATGGTGCTGCGACGGGGTCGCCTCAAGAACATCTGGCGTCGGCTGCTGCGGCAGGAAAGCCCATGCCAGGCCCTCTGCTCCTGGCGACGCCTCGACTGGGCCGCGATTCTTCTGGCCTGTGCGCTGGTGGCCATGATTTCCAGCTGGCCGTGGCTGGTGGAGCCGAGTCTGCGGCCGGGGATCGCCGCGCCGATCAGCGTCACCGCCCCTGAGGACGCCACCGTCATCAACAGCGAAGCCCTGGAGCAACGCCGTTCCCAGCTGGGGACCCGCACCCATGTGCAGGTCGTGGATCTGGAGGCCAACCAGATGCTGCAGGAGCGGCTGGAGCGTCAGCTGCAGGAACTGGACCAGGTGTCGCGCAGCAGCCAGACCAGGGTGGGACCGCTCAACCTCAGCCCCCAGGAGCGGGCCTGGCTGGTGGGCCGCGACCCCAAGGATCTGAACAACTGGAAGCTGGCGCTGCGCAAGGCCCAGCAGCGCATGCTCAGCCAGGGGATCGTGGGCAACCTCGCCAAGCGCCAGCTGGAGCTGGCGGCCCGGCTCCAGCTCTCGCCGATGGAGGAGCCGGGACTGAGCCTGGGGAGCCGCCTGCTGGCCACGAACCTGCAGGGGCGGACCAACCTGCGCACCGACCCGCTGATGAGCCAGCAGCTGATCGAGGAGCTGCTCAATCAGCAGGGCATCCCCCGAATCGTGGTCAAGAAAGGTGATCTGATCGCACGCCAGGGGGAACCGATCAGCCCCCAGGCCTACGACGTGCTCGATTATTTCGGCCTGGTGAACCGCCGGCCGCTGCTGTGGACCTGGTTGGGGTACTTCAGCGAAGCCCTGGTCGGCTGCGTGGTGATGGTCCTGATCCTGCGCCGCTGGCGCTGCAGCCTCGAGCCCCGTCATGCCCTCCTGGCACTGGCGATGCTGGCGGTGGTGCAGGGCTTCAAACTCTGGCTGGGCAACGCCGCCAGCCCCCTGGCGCTGCTGGTACCCCCAACGCTGCTGCTGGCCCAGGCCCTGGGAACGCCGGCCGGCCTGGGCTGGCTGGCGGTGGCCAGCCTGCTCTGGCCCCAGCCTCTGGATGACTTCAGCGGAGTACGCCTGCTCGTGGCGGCCCTGGTGGCCGTGGCAGCGGCTGTGCTGGCCGGACGTCAGCGCAGCCGGGCTCAGCTGGTGCAGCTGGCGATCCTGCTGCCGGTCGGAGCACTGGCGCTCCAGTGGCTCGTGCTGCAGAGCGTGGCCCTCTGGCATGGACGCACCCGGGTGCCCCCGAGCGGCACCGAACTGGCCGCCGAGGCCCTGCTGATGGGGGGCCTGCTGATGGGGGGCCTGCTTCTCGGCCCGCTGGTGGAGAGCTTCTTCGGGCTGCTGACGCGTGCCCGCCTGCTGGAGATGGCCGATCTGGAGCGGCCGCTGCTGCGGCGGTTGTCCACGGAGGCCCCTGGCACCTTCGAGCACACCCTGATGATCTGCGGACTCGCCGAGGAGGGAGCCCGGGCGATCGGCGCCGACGTGGACCTGATCCGCACGGGTTCGCTCTACCACGATGTGGGCAAACTGCATGCGCCCCAGTGGTTCATCGAGAACCAGTCCGAGGGGCCCAACCCCCACGACGAGCTCAACGATCCCTTCGGCAGCGCCAGGGTTCTCCAGGCCCATGTGGATGAAGGGCTCAAGCTGGCCCGGAAGTACCGGCTGCCACGCCCCCTGGAGGACTTCATTCCCGAGCACCAGGGCACCCTGCGGATGGGTTACTTCTTTCATCAGGCGCGTGAACGCGATCCGTCCACACCCGAAGCCGCCTTTCGCTACCGGGGCCCCACCCCCCAGAGCCGGGAAACAGCGATCCTCATGCTGGCCGATGGCTGCGAAGCGGCCCTGCGCTCCCTGCCGCCAGGCACCTCGGAGCAGGAGGCCGCAGCCATGGTCAGGCGCCTGATCGACGCCAGGCGACTCGACGGACAGCTGCGCGACAGCGGCATCAGCCTGGGGGAACTGGAGCTGGTGATCCGCGCCTTCGTGAAGGTGTGGCGGCGCATGCGCCACCGGCGCATTCCCTACCCGATTCCCCCACGCAAGGCCTACAGCGCCTGA
- a CDS encoding chlorophyll a/b-binding protein — protein sequence MTTTSPVRSDSVPGQAWYESAAAAQIHDEQLRRVELINGRAAMLGFVIGVLTEALTGQGILHQIGLGTLLSQG from the coding sequence ATGACCACCACCTCCCCAGTCCGTTCCGATTCCGTGCCCGGCCAGGCCTGGTACGAGAGTGCCGCCGCGGCCCAGATCCACGACGAGCAGCTCCGCCGCGTCGAGCTCATCAATGGCCGTGCCGCCATGCTTGGCTTTGTGATCGGTGTGCTCACCGAAGCCCTCACAGGCCAGGGGATCCTGCATCAGATCGGCCTGGGCACCCTGCTCTCCCAGGGCTGA
- a CDS encoding sirohydrochlorin chelatase — protein MVSSPAQPLTALGPHGKLGVMVCGHGSRNRLAVGEFAQLAEGLRARLPGVPVDYGYLEFARPILRDGLDNLRSQGVEHVLAVPGMLFAAGHAKNDIPSVLNTYAAETGLRIDYGRELGIDRKMIQAAAARISACLEQAGTSVPLHDTLLVVVGRGSSDPDANSNVSKVTRMLVEGMGFGWGETLYSGVTFPLVEPGLRHALKLGFRRIVVFPYFLFSGVLVSRIQQHSQRVAADHPEIEFLSASYLGDHPLVLDTFRERVEEVIRGDTQMNCSLCKYRDQVLGFESEVGSPQRSHHHHVEGLVESCTLCERECTGACQPDGVPIPMGHSHGHGDHSHSHGPGHAHTHAPYPQADHPLGPRSLGPAGSPVSIPAESQETRLA, from the coding sequence ATGGTTTCTTCTCCAGCACAACCCCTGACGGCCCTCGGCCCCCACGGCAAGCTCGGCGTGATGGTCTGTGGCCATGGCAGTCGCAACCGCCTGGCCGTTGGCGAGTTCGCTCAGCTGGCGGAGGGGCTGCGCGCCCGACTGCCGGGCGTGCCCGTCGACTACGGCTACCTCGAATTCGCCCGCCCGATCCTGCGGGATGGCCTGGACAATCTGCGCTCCCAGGGGGTGGAGCACGTGCTGGCGGTACCGGGAATGCTGTTCGCGGCCGGCCATGCCAAGAACGACATCCCCTCGGTTCTCAACACCTATGCGGCAGAAACCGGTCTGCGCATCGACTACGGCCGGGAACTGGGGATCGACCGCAAGATGATCCAGGCTGCCGCCGCCCGGATCAGCGCCTGCCTGGAGCAGGCCGGCACCTCCGTTCCGCTGCACGACACCCTGCTGGTGGTGGTGGGACGAGGTTCGTCTGATCCCGATGCCAATTCCAACGTCAGCAAGGTGACGCGGATGCTGGTGGAGGGCATGGGCTTCGGCTGGGGGGAGACCCTGTATTCCGGGGTCACCTTCCCACTGGTGGAGCCTGGCCTGCGCCATGCGCTCAAGCTGGGCTTCCGCCGCATCGTCGTCTTCCCCTATTTCCTCTTCTCGGGCGTGCTGGTGAGCAGGATCCAGCAGCACAGCCAGCGGGTGGCGGCGGATCATCCCGAGATCGAGTTCCTCTCGGCCAGCTACCTGGGGGACCACCCCCTGGTGCTTGACACCTTCCGCGAACGGGTCGAGGAGGTGATCCGGGGGGACACGCAGATGAACTGTTCCCTGTGCAAATACAGGGACCAGGTGCTGGGCTTCGAGAGCGAGGTGGGGTCTCCCCAGCGCAGCCACCACCACCACGTGGAAGGCCTGGTGGAGAGCTGCACACTCTGCGAGCGCGAATGCACCGGCGCCTGCCAGCCGGACGGGGTGCCGATCCCCATGGGCCACAGCCACGGCCACGGCGACCACAGCCACAGCCATGGTCCCGGCCACGCGCACACCCACGCGCCCTATCCCCAGGCGGACCATCCCCTCGGTCCGCGCAGCCTCGGCCCGGCCGGCTCACCTGTCTCGATCCCAGCCGAGTCGCAGGAGACACGGCTGGCATAA
- a CDS encoding DUF2811 domain-containing protein, whose translation MHHDGQETRGSADISLEAEIPEDLFNGMHEFMLSHPHWDQYRLITSALAGFLFQNGCSDRCVTQHYLDGLFMKAGSS comes from the coding sequence ATGCATCACGATGGCCAAGAGACCCGGGGCAGCGCTGACATCAGCCTGGAAGCAGAGATCCCCGAAGACCTCTTCAACGGCATGCACGAGTTCATGCTCAGCCACCCCCACTGGGATCAGTACCGCCTGATCACCTCCGCCCTGGCCGGCTTCCTGTTCCAGAACGGTTGCAGCGACCGCTGCGTGACCCAGCACTACCTCGATGGTCTGTTCATGAAGGCCGGCTCCAGTTGA
- a CDS encoding GMC oxidoreductase, whose product MSSGLAASPRFDPVLTYDAVVVGSGATGGVAAMVLAEAGLRVLVLEAGPDLSPARAFGREPVNSLRRLANLSSGRQKLQSQHPGYWKANPDLYVDEIRNPYTTPEKRPFLWSRGRQVGGKSLTWGGITLRLSDHEFKAAERDGHGLPWPIAGEDLAPYYDRLERMLGVHGQCDGLSQLPDGQYLPPLPFTPAEEHLGGAIARELGLPLIHSRGFRLQRRSASSPWPRSCSQGGALARALASGRVCLRSDAVVSHVEIGGDGLAEGVVFVDRLGGVRHRARGRLVVLCASTLESVRILLHSGESHQSRGLPDDSGCLGRYLMDHISSSRFFALPDQPPPAEAAELSGAGSAFIPNTVNLEGPGDLPFLRGYGLWVGVQRFDPPAPFKRHPHEAVGFLIGHGEVLPRSANRLTLSSSVRDAWGLPAAHIDCHWGENEHRMVTHMQQRMQEVVAAGGGEIHPLHDLFLFPLAEPLVRRGVALAPTAAPPGYYIHELGGARMAANPENGVLDSWNRHWQAPNLLVTDGSCWPSAGWQSPTLTEMAITWRACERAAADLGRSGM is encoded by the coding sequence ATGTCGTCTGGCCTTGCCGCATCTCCCCGCTTCGATCCAGTCCTCACCTACGACGCGGTGGTTGTGGGTTCGGGTGCCACAGGTGGAGTGGCCGCGATGGTGCTGGCGGAGGCGGGCCTGCGCGTGCTGGTGCTGGAGGCGGGCCCCGATCTGAGCCCCGCGAGGGCCTTCGGCCGGGAGCCAGTCAACAGCCTGCGCCGGCTGGCCAACCTCAGCAGCGGCCGCCAGAAGCTGCAGAGCCAGCACCCGGGCTACTGGAAGGCCAACCCCGATCTCTACGTCGATGAGATCAGGAACCCCTACACCACTCCCGAGAAGCGGCCATTCCTGTGGAGCCGGGGACGGCAGGTGGGGGGCAAGAGCCTCACCTGGGGCGGCATCACCCTGCGCCTCTCCGACCATGAGTTCAAGGCGGCCGAGCGGGATGGCCATGGCCTGCCCTGGCCGATCGCGGGGGAGGATCTCGCCCCCTACTACGACAGGCTCGAGCGGATGCTCGGGGTGCACGGCCAGTGCGACGGTCTGTCCCAGCTCCCCGACGGCCAGTACCTGCCTCCCCTGCCATTCACTCCCGCGGAGGAGCACCTGGGCGGGGCGATCGCCCGCGAGCTGGGCCTGCCCCTGATTCACTCGCGAGGCTTCCGGCTGCAGCGGCGCTCGGCCAGCAGTCCCTGGCCCCGCTCCTGCTCCCAGGGCGGTGCCCTGGCCCGTGCCCTTGCCAGTGGCCGGGTGTGCCTGCGCAGCGATGCGGTGGTGAGCCATGTGGAGATCGGCGGTGACGGCCTCGCCGAGGGAGTCGTCTTTGTCGATCGCCTCGGAGGCGTTCGCCACCGTGCCCGGGGCCGGCTGGTGGTGCTCTGTGCCTCCACCCTCGAGAGCGTGAGGATCCTGCTTCACTCCGGCGAGTCGCACCAGAGCCGGGGCCTGCCCGATGACTCGGGCTGCCTGGGGCGGTACCTGATGGATCACATCTCCAGCAGCCGCTTCTTCGCGCTGCCCGATCAGCCGCCACCGGCTGAGGCGGCTGAGCTCTCCGGGGCTGGCAGTGCCTTCATCCCCAACACGGTGAACCTCGAGGGCCCCGGTGATCTCCCCTTTCTGCGTGGCTACGGCCTCTGGGTGGGAGTGCAGCGTTTCGATCCACCCGCACCGTTCAAGCGCCATCCCCACGAGGCGGTGGGGTTTCTGATCGGCCACGGCGAGGTGCTGCCCCGGTCTGCGAACCGGCTCACGCTCAGTTCCTCCGTCAGAGATGCCTGGGGGCTGCCGGCCGCCCACATCGACTGCCACTGGGGGGAGAACGAACACCGGATGGTCACCCACATGCAGCAGCGGATGCAGGAGGTGGTGGCGGCCGGCGGCGGGGAGATCCACCCCCTCCATGACCTGTTCCTGTTCCCCCTGGCTGAACCCCTGGTCCGCCGTGGTGTGGCCCTTGCCCCCACGGCGGCCCCTCCCGGCTACTACATCCATGAGCTGGGCGGCGCCCGCATGGCCGCAAACCCGGAGAACGGGGTGCTCGATTCCTGGAACCGCCACTGGCAGGCCCCGAACCTGCTCGTGACTGATGGGTCCTGCTGGCCCAGTGCCGGCTGGCAGAGCCCGACCCTGACCGAAATGGCGATCACCTGGCGGGCCTGCGAGCGGGCGGCGGCCGATCTGGGCCGCTCGGGGATGTGA
- a CDS encoding asparaginase, whose amino-acid sequence MTLSSSFGSPQRPGVPPLEVRLLRNGIAESLHRVHAAVCDKRGRVLMRAGDPQRLSFIRSALKPFQAMVFVSSGAADQTGSGDRGLAIACASHAGTAAHAREAFKLLWSADIEAEQLQCPTPAGADSPLQHNCSGKHAAFLTTCRRLHWPLESYLHVDHPLQQQMLRRVGELLGLPGAELVTARDDCGAPTLQLPLAQMALLFAHLGSSEHADLERLSRAMLAHPELVAGEGRFDTELMARGHGMVISKGGAEGIQCLSRVGEGLGLAIKVEDGASRAKHAVALHLLEQLDWLTPITLEDLKRQFLVPGEGLELAVSGELRFDAATT is encoded by the coding sequence ATGACCCTGTCCTCCAGCTTCGGCAGCCCTCAGCGCCCCGGGGTGCCTCCCCTGGAGGTGCGTCTGCTGCGCAACGGCATCGCGGAGTCGCTCCATCGCGTCCATGCGGCGGTCTGCGACAAGCGCGGCCGGGTGCTGATGCGCGCCGGCGACCCCCAGCGGCTCAGCTTCATACGCTCGGCGCTGAAGCCTTTCCAGGCCATGGTTTTTGTGAGCAGCGGCGCCGCCGATCAGACCGGCAGCGGCGACCGCGGACTGGCCATCGCCTGCGCCTCCCATGCCGGCACCGCCGCCCACGCCCGCGAGGCCTTCAAGCTGCTCTGGAGCGCCGACATCGAAGCCGAACAGCTGCAATGCCCCACCCCGGCGGGAGCCGACAGTCCGCTTCAGCACAACTGCTCCGGCAAGCACGCGGCCTTTCTCACCACCTGCCGGCGTCTGCACTGGCCCCTGGAGAGCTATCTGCATGTGGACCATCCGCTGCAGCAGCAGATGCTGCGCAGGGTCGGGGAACTGCTGGGGCTGCCGGGGGCTGAGCTGGTCACCGCCCGCGACGACTGCGGTGCCCCCACCCTGCAGCTGCCGCTGGCCCAGATGGCTCTGCTCTTCGCCCACCTCGGCTCCTCCGAGCACGCGGATCTGGAGCGGCTCAGCCGGGCGATGCTCGCCCACCCGGAGCTGGTGGCCGGTGAAGGGCGCTTCGACACCGAGCTGATGGCCCGGGGTCACGGCATGGTGATCAGCAAGGGTGGTGCCGAGGGCATCCAGTGCCTCAGCCGCGTCGGCGAGGGTCTGGGACTGGCGATCAAGGTGGAGGACGGAGCCAGCCGGGCCAAGCACGCGGTGGCTCTGCACCTGCTCGAGCAGCTCGACTGGCTCACCCCGATCACCCTTGAGGACCTCAAGCGCCAGTTCCTGGTGCCTGGAGAGGGGCTCGAGCTGGCGGTGAGTGGCGAGTTGCGCTTCGATGCCGCGACCACCTGA
- a CDS encoding CGLD27 family protein, which yields MDQACSESPCPVPPEQRPLEEYRQLCSSWFFAWPALTNAGLWRPLLISWCLALPLTVLISSGSWPLRHDPLQLAATAAVAAVLPSLLLLTRQWLGWSYVNRRLISERVEYEESGWYDGQVWEKPLAWRQQDLLVARHQVRPVLVRLRQALSLALLLLLGGAGLCQAL from the coding sequence ATGGATCAGGCCTGCTCGGAGAGTCCCTGCCCGGTGCCGCCGGAGCAGCGCCCTCTCGAGGAATACCGCCAGCTCTGCAGCTCCTGGTTCTTCGCCTGGCCTGCGCTCACCAACGCAGGCCTGTGGCGGCCTCTGCTGATCAGCTGGTGTCTGGCTCTTCCGCTCACCGTCCTGATCAGCTCCGGCAGCTGGCCCCTGCGTCACGATCCCCTGCAGCTGGCCGCCACGGCGGCGGTGGCGGCGGTGCTGCCGTCCCTGCTGTTGCTGACCCGGCAGTGGCTGGGCTGGTCCTACGTCAACCGTCGCCTGATCTCCGAGCGGGTGGAGTACGAGGAATCGGGCTGGTACGACGGCCAGGTGTGGGAGAAGCCCCTGGCCTGGCGTCAGCAGGATCTGCTGGTGGCCCGCCATCAGGTGAGGCCGGTGCTGGTCCGGCTGCGCCAGGCCCTCAGCCTCGCCCTGCTGCTGCTGCTGGGGGGTGCCGGCCTCTGCCAGGCTCTCTGA
- the rsfS gene encoding ribosome silencing factor has translation MAESAPSPALVSSGDSRALALLAAEACDDRKAVDIRLIRVEEVSSLADWFVICSGLSDVQVRAIARSVEDRLESEAGRLPLRTEGQSEGRWVLLDYGELIVHVLTPAERRYYDLESFWGHGDHEPFLSSQPALPQ, from the coding sequence ATGGCTGAGTCAGCCCCCAGCCCAGCCCTGGTGTCCTCCGGTGACAGCCGCGCACTGGCCCTGCTCGCCGCCGAGGCCTGTGACGACCGTAAGGCCGTCGACATTCGCCTCATCCGGGTGGAGGAGGTCTCGTCCCTGGCCGACTGGTTCGTGATCTGCTCCGGCCTCTCCGATGTGCAGGTGCGGGCCATCGCCCGGTCCGTGGAGGATCGGCTTGAAAGCGAGGCCGGCCGGCTCCCCCTGCGCACGGAGGGCCAGAGCGAAGGACGCTGGGTTCTGCTCGATTACGGCGAACTGATCGTGCATGTGCTCACCCCCGCTGAGCGTCGCTATTACGACCTGGAATCCTTCTGGGGGCACGGTGACCATGAGCCATTCCTAAGCTCACAACCAGCCCTGCCCCAATGA
- a CDS encoding DUF3318 domain-containing protein: protein MSELQRLKGLLPPEMQSWVFVEAAASADPPLITIEEIGRDEVEIQVDLLKWEPFALDHRNLLFWHEVGRIQNDAVPRDGWEMAALAIGLGGAIGELWVQDGLLLMMALGLSGFAGYRLYLKNNNEKRLQDAIAADERAISLACRFGYSLPNAYKSLGGALKELLEQTRKKRRRSFYEDRLEALRKSAGRARAEMAQQQGSRQSVTSENVYG, encoded by the coding sequence ATGAGCGAACTCCAGCGCCTGAAGGGGCTCCTCCCTCCGGAGATGCAGAGCTGGGTGTTTGTGGAAGCGGCTGCCTCCGCCGATCCCCCCCTGATCACGATCGAGGAGATCGGCCGCGATGAGGTGGAGATCCAGGTGGACCTGCTCAAGTGGGAGCCCTTCGCTCTCGACCACCGCAACCTGCTCTTCTGGCATGAGGTGGGGCGGATCCAGAACGATGCCGTTCCCCGCGACGGCTGGGAGATGGCGGCCCTGGCCATCGGCCTCGGTGGCGCCATCGGCGAGCTCTGGGTGCAGGACGGGCTGCTGCTGATGATGGCCCTGGGTCTCTCCGGCTTCGCCGGCTATCGCCTCTACCTCAAGAACAACAACGAGAAGCGTCTGCAGGACGCCATCGCCGCTGATGAGCGGGCCATCTCCCTGGCCTGCCGTTTCGGCTACAGCCTCCCCAACGCCTACAAGAGCCTGGGTGGCGCCCTCAAGGAACTGCTGGAGCAGACCCGCAAGAAGCGTCGTCGCTCCTTCTACGAGGACCGCCTCGAGGCGCTGCGCAAGAGTGCGGGCCGAGCCAGAGCTGAAATGGCCCAGCAACAGGGAAGCCGTCAGTCTGTGACCAGTGAGAACGTCTATGGCTGA